A stretch of DNA from Drosophila virilis strain 15010-1051.87 chromosome 5, Dvir_AGI_RSII-ME, whole genome shotgun sequence:
AAAAGAAACTAAGGGCTCGCCATGGCCATATTCTTACTGTTGCAGTGCCTATGCTCAGGAATTGAGCTGCTCGAATGGGTAGCTGtttaatttgatatatatatgtatatattgaataCAGCTAATCGCCCGCAGCACTTATATCATTTAATGGCTGCTTAATTGGGTTTTAGCGCTTCATTTACAGTACTAGAAAATGTACCTATCATATGACGAGGGCCAATCGACAAGCACTGCATAGTCTGGAAATGATTCTGCGAACTCCAAACTGAGTGCATCTCCTTTGCTTCCTATGTAATGACCCGATACGCCCAATTGGAATAGTGGCACGTTGAAGTCTCCATTGGGTTTCTATAATAGAATGCTATGCTCATCGTGTTCAATTACGTAAACTATTCCAACTTACCGAAATGTCCAGATAGAATTCCAGGGGTGAGGTATCTATGCCATACGTAAAGTAGATATGGTATGATAGTGGATGGGGTGGGGGATCCTCGAGGTAACTGCGCTCAAAAGACCAGTCGCTCACGGCTACGAAGTCATCTTCATAGGGCTGAATGAACAGGCTCATATGATCCGGGCCCACCAATTTGAATTCAAAGCGCGCCGTTGTATTGTTCTCCAGTATGGTTTTACTTAAAAGCGTCAGTTCTGTTTTAGCTGGTGGTTCAATGGGTTTCTCCCGAGGCAACCATACACCCTCCAGGCGATTGTCGACCCAACGTTCATCGTATAATGGTACTCCGCACATCATGTGCTTGTCGCAGTCGTGTATCATATTCTCGGCACCTGCCATGCGCATCATCATTGGTGCCGCCTCGCGTCGATCTTGGAAACTAAACAGATAACCGGACTCGTCCTTGCTAATGGTGCCATCGTACTCGTAAAAGATTTTGCGCACATGCTGGCAAATGGAATGTATTAGATAAGATAACGACCAATCAATAGATCAGTAAATACCTGATAGGACACCCGCTCGCTGCTCGCCTTGGGGCGATAGGGAAAACCGATTTGAGTGCCAGTGGCGAGAATCACAGTAATCGCAGTTACTGACAGTATGCAAAGCACGATTAGATAAGGACGACGGAACATGTTGATCAGGGGCATCTACGCGTGCAATCCATTAGCTTCTAATCGGAAAATTGATAGGTGCTAACTTACCAAGAAGCCAAAGGACATAATCGCACCCAAAGCAGCCAAGAGAGAAATAACCAGATCTGGATTCATGGAGCTGCCGGCACGACCACTCATTGGTATCACCACGACAAGGAAGAGGTAGATGCGATAGCTGCTGTACAGGAAAGGCATCACCTGGCTAAGCATTAGCAGGCCCGTCCAACTGTACCCACGATCATGGAACGTCGTCAATAGATTAAGTGCCAAGGAACTGCCATAGAAGATAATCAGAATTGTGATAATATAGACGGAACGCAAGCCATAGGCGGTCAATCCTATAGCCAGAAGAGCCAAAACGACGGCCCAACTATGCAAAGCCAGTTGCAGGTGATGGGGAAAAGGCAACTTATTCTGAAAGGACTAAAGCTTAGACGCTGCGAGGAGTTTAACTTATCAACCTGCACACTCACCTTCCTTTTCAGCTGATAGTAGATTGTGATGGGCAGACTCATTCCGATAAGCGAAGGGCAGACATAAAGACCGATCAGAAGCGATAGAGAGCTGAAGTAGGTCAAGGACGAGCCGAAGCTGTCGAAGATACAGGCAACTAGCAGAGGCAGCGCCAGGCCTAGCACCAGGGCCAGAATCTGTAGAGCCAGCAGTATCGAAATGCGCTTCAGGACGTGAACAAGGGACAGACTGGAAACAGCTGACATGCGCCACATAGAGATGAAAACCAGGATGAGCATAGTTACAGCCGCGCAGTAGTTCAATATTTGGCCAGTTTGGTCCGAGTAGCTGATGAAAAACAGGCCCAGAAAGTCAAAGAAAACTGCGTGTCCTTCTTCATGTGCCTGTGTTTAAGGTGGAAGCTATACCAAGTCCTGTTCATATAATAACAAACTGAAATGTTACCTCTGTGTCGTGCAATTCGGTTGCATTCGCCAAAGCGCGCACTAGACTGAGAATATTATCACCCGTATTTTGCATCGCGCCGCGGGGAATCACATCAATGCGATCGTACTTGGTGTGATAGATATAGCCATTGATCACCTGGGCTATGTCGAGGCCTAAACAGTCAACGAAATAAGTTAAAACTGTTTAAGAAGATATTAGCTTAATTTCTGGAAATACCTGGTATATGGCCATATTGCACAAAGGCAGCGAAATCTGTATCCGATGGAATCACGCCCGACTGAAACACTTCCTCGCCCAAGGTTGTGGCAAATGGGTGCTTGGCGCTCTTCTTGTAGTACTGTAAGAACGTGAAAGGTCTTAGAGCAATGCATTAACTCAAGAGTGCCCTTTAGGTTCTTACATCAACAAGCCACGGATGGGAGGGTCCACTTTGAAACAGAATGTCGCGTCCCCCGCTGCCCGCACAGTCCAAATTGACGACAGCTCTGCAAATGCAGTTCTTGAATTGGAATTTTCCTAATAAAAAAGTTGAACTAATCCGCAACATACTTGCAATTCGGTGCCCATTTGTGTTGCGTAATAAAACCATGGGATGCCTGCAATGCAGTTTCCTCAGCTCCGTTGAATAGGAAGACAACGGGATGCTCGAAGGGCTGCTGTGTTGTTGCCATCACACGCAGCACCTCCAACATGGTGGCCACCATGAAGCCATCGTCACCTGCTGCCGGGGAAGTTGGCTGCGAATCAAAATGGCTGTTTACCAGTAGATAAGACTCGCTTGTCGAGTTCTTCGAGCTCAATTTCACAATTATATTCTGCACGCCCTGGTACATGTTGAGCATGTTGCTGTATCTGAGTGCGCCCGAGGGACGCTGAATGTCTATCTCCATGGTGAAATAGTCTTGGCGTAGAACCTTTCTGATCTCCACTAGTTCGTTGAGCAAAAAAAGCACAGTGTCCACCTCATTGGCAGTGCTGCCCACCACCTTGGGTCCAATATTAACCAGATTGTTGAGCGTGTTGTAGGCGCGATCTCCGATGAATTCGCCTTTATTGTCATCCTCGATGGTCAGCGCTGTGGGCAGGCGATAGAAGAGCGGTATTACCACTGCGAAGAAGAGTAGGACCCAGAAGAGCAGGAATCCAGTGCCAAAGTACCAGGGTGGCCTTACGTTGATATCCTTTCTGGCCAGATCTTTGGAGAGCACATTGCCATTTTCTTCCGATATCTGCGCGTTAGTTTCATAGTTAGCACAAATGATTCacttgttgttggcattgaaGCCTTTACCAGATAATCCTCATCGCTCATTTTTGCTAACTATTTGGTTTTTTCCGTACTGAACCCAGCGTTTCGAATTGCTCAACTAGCAGAACCACCCAAATGTAACACTCTTTTATAGCATGGAAAAGAATAGTCATAAAATCGGGGTTTCTggtcaaaaattttaaaaatatatatttttatagcgCCAATGATTCAGtttaaaattgataacaatAAATGCGAGGGCGGTTCAATGCcaataaatgataaataaaaaaaaaaaataaacgacaAGGACCACTAAACAAgggaaatgaaataaaaatagcaatacttatattaaatcatattatattatttttatttatgcatacataatatCTAAATTGTTTTACATTGTGTGAAAATACATAAGATTTTTGCTAGCATCTCAAATAATCGCAACTTTTCCAACTGCCCTCGTTAGCCAAATTTACAGCCATGATTAAAAGAAGCACGCTTAAAATGACGGCCGCGGTCATGATGATATGGAACATGCACGCCAtaagattttgaaaataagCCATAATCTGctgtcataaatatatataatcggGTTTAAtctgaaaatttaattttggtaCGCCAATGTCTGTCTGTTGCAGTCTAATCAGTCATCACTCTACGGATAATTCCAGCTGCTGCACAAGTTCCCAGgaaatgtttaaacaaatatacgTAGTGCTTGCGAACTGCTTAGCTTATCGGCTGGTAGACttcatgtatttttattaccaTATTGATTAAAACACTATCGCATAATAATAGGCTAATAGGAACTTTCGGCAATGCTTTTACGTAACAAGTGATTCCCCATCATGACGCAGTCTTAGTCATCCCATGATGCTTCCGTTCGACCCCCAAGAAGGTTCACACGACCCCAGACTAAAGCATTTTATATGTTCGAAATTGCTTAgagttaaattatttagaatatatatctttGATATAGGGAAGGCCAATCGGTTATGACTGCATACAAGGGAAATGTTGAGGCGAACTTTACGCTATGCTCGTCGCCTTTGTTTCCAATATAGTGCGACGATACGCCTAGTTGGAACAGCGGCACATTGAAGTCCCCATTCGGTTTCTATATAATGCAAATATACTAAGCATAAAGATCTAAAAGGAATTATACAATTTACTTACTGTAAGATCGAGACTAAACTCGAGCAGTGCATTACTTCCATAGGTAATAAACATGTGATAGGACAGCGGAAAAGCTGGCTTTTGCTTCAGGTAACTCCGGGAGAAGGACCAGTCGCTCACAGTGACATAATCATCTTCATAGGCTTGCACAAACAAGCTCAAATAGTTCGGTCCCGTCAAGCGGAATTTAAAGCGCACAGTTTTCGTATCATTCAACACTGTTTTGCTCAACAGCTCCAGATTGGCTGGTTTTGGTGGCACGATGGGCTCTTCACGTGGCAGCCACATGCCCTGCAAACGATTGCCCACCCAGCGTTCATCGAACAGAGGCACCCCGCACATCATGTGTGCATCGCAATTGGACGTCTGGCTAATCGCGCCAGTTAGATTCACGCCGGGAAACGCTTGTGCTTGACGTCTATCCTGGAAATTGAACAAGTAGCCGGAGTCATCCTTGCTTACGCTGCCGTCGTACTCGTAAAAGATTCGGCGCACGTGCTGGTGTAAAGAATACAGATTATGTGTATAAGAACTAGAACTTGTCGCAGTTTGTTGCCCAAAATACCTGATAAGCTACTCGGGCACTGTTGGTCCTTTGGCGATAGGGAAAACCGATCTGAGTGCCACAGGCTAGGAATATCGTAACGCCCGTAACCAGCAACAGGGTGAGCAATACCGACCAGGGTCGCCGGAAAATGTTGGTCAATGGCAGCTGAAGAGACATACGATAATGGAGCTGCATGGGCAAACAATTGAAGCTGACTCACCAAAAATCCAAAGGAAGTCACTGCGCCCAGCGCTGCCAAAGCAGCAATAGTTGTGTCCGGATTGGAGGCGCTGCCGGACCGACCATTCATGGGCGTCAGCACCACAATGAATGTGTAGAAGAGGTAGCTACTGTACAGGAAAGGCATCACCTGGCTAGCTATGACCAGGCCAGCCCAACTGTAGCCACGATCGTGGAACGTCGTCAGGAGATTTAGGGCCAGCGAAATGCCATAGAATATAATCAGAATTGTGATAATATAGATGGAGCGCAAGCCATAGGCTGTTCCTCCTATGGCCAGAAGAGTCAAAACAACGGCCCAGCTATGCAAAGCCAGTTGCAGGTGATATGTGATTGGTAATTTATTCTAGTAATGATAAATATCGAGTGGGCACCTAAATCAACTGAAATAATTTATGTACTCACGTTCTGCTGCGACTGATAGTAAATTGTGATCGGCAGACCGAGACCAATTAGCGCCGGGCATATATACAAACCGATCAGAAGCGCTGGAGTGCTAAAGTAGGTCAACGACAAGCCAAAGCTGTCGAAAACATATGCTATTAGCATGGGCAGTCCCAGGGCCAAGACGAAGGCTATAATCTGTAGAATCACTAGAATTATAAGACGCTGCCAGACACCACATGAGCACAGCCGAGAAACGGCTGACATGCGCCACACAGAGATGAAAACCAGGATGAGCGTGGCTCCTGCTACGCAGTAGTTCAAAGTTTTGCCCGTTTCCTCGGAATAGTTGACGACAAACAGGCCCAAGAAGTCAAAGTATACAGCTTGGCCATTTTTATATGCCTGTTGATGGATTATAAAAAGTTAGCGTATTTGTACAAAGAGTTTGTTCTGACCCACTGATAACTTTAAAGGGTCTGGTTCAAATTCAATAATGAACgtcaaattttataaataatttgaacTTCCTATAGTCATTAATATCTTACAAAGATAAAGTTGATAAGGCTTTATTTGCTTACCTCCACATCGTGCAATTCGGTTGCGTTTGCCAAATTGCGCACTAAACTAAGAAGATTATCGCCCGTGTTTTGAATAGAGCCGCGAGGAATAACATCGATACGATCGTATTTGGTGTGGTATATAAAGCCATTGATGGCCTGGCCCATGTCAACACCTGTAcagtaaaacattttgttgataAACATTTTCATGTTAACAAATACGTGCCTAACCTGGAATATTGCCGTATCGTGTGAAAATACGATAGTCCGTATCGGACGGCACAAGACCCATTTGGAAGATTTCCTCAGCCAGGGTGGTGGCGAAAGGATGTTTCGCACTCTCTTTGTAATGCTGTGAAAAGATTGGGATTGTGTAATTGTGAGAGTTTAACAGGTTTAAGAGCTCTTACAGTGGCTAGCCAGGCGTGTGAGGGGCCAGTTTGGAATAAAATCTCGCGTCCACCACTGCCCGCGGCATCCAAATTGACGACAGCTCTGCGAATGCAGTTTATGAATTGGAATCTTCCTTTTAACTTGAACTAACCCCAAAAACATACTTGCAATTTGGAGCCCATTTGTGCTGCGTGATGAAACCGTGCGAGGCCTGCATGCCCATTTCCTCGTCTCCGTTGAACAAAAAGACGACGGAATGTTCGAAGGGCTGTCTGGTTGTGGCCATCACACGCAGCACCTCCAGCATGGTGGCCACCATGAAGCCATCGTCACCAGCTGCTGGGGAATTTGCCACTGAGTCGAAGTGGCTGTTGACCAGAAGGTACGACTCGCTGGTGGATCTCTTTGGGCTCAGCTTGACCACAATATTCTGTACTCCTTGATACATCTCAAGCATGTCATAGTAGATGTGCGAGCCCGTTGTTTTCTGTATGTCAATCTCCAAGGTGAACAGCTCCTCAAGCAGCTCTTTCTTGATACCAGCTATTTCATTTAGCAGATAAGCTACTGCATCCACCTCATTGGCATTGCTGCCCGTCACCTTGGGTCCAATGTTCACCAGATTGTTGAGCGTGTTGTAGGCGCGATCACCGATAAATTCGCCTTTATTGTCATCCTCGACGGTCAGCGATGTGGGCAGGCGATAGAAGAGCGGTATTACCACTGCGAAGAAGAGTAGGACCCAGAAGAGCAGGAATCCAGGGCCCAAGTACCAGGGTGGCCTTATGTTGATATCCTTTCTGGCCAGTTTCCTAGATAATCCGACGCCATCCTCCTCCATAATCTGCAAATGATGTGCAAACACATAAGTTGAAAATTGTCggaattattaattttaaatgtgttACAAGTTTATCCTTATCGCTCATGCTCGATAGCTAGGTTTTTCTGCAGTTGTGAGTTCCGCGGGTTCACAAGTGAAACTACACAGTTCGGGTGAAACGTTTGAACAATTTATAGTAGTCTGGAAAGGTATCATAAAGTCGGTGCTTcaataaataatcaatttaaaatacatacatttattacGCCCATTAGCTTATTGCCTTCCAATGGAAGCTCGTGGCAGATCGTAATCGTGTGTGAATTTTGGTGACTATccaaatttgtataccctgtgcTCACAAATGATGGGTATACACAGGTAGCTATAGAATACATCTAAATTAAAAGGAACTTAGATAGTTCTTTAGTAATATTAGTTctagataattttttttagaaatattCGGCAAAAGTTTCAATTAGAATTccatttttaaagaaaatgtcCCTTTGATTATAAAGTGACATATTTGATCATAGTATAAACATATCctgtataatttatttctaGTGCTCTTATAAACGCTAGAAAGTTAAATTGAACCATTTTCCTTCAAAAGCCTTCGCTATTCCAATCTATCCAGGGCAACTCGTAGTCGAGTACTCCCCACTAGATCATAAttgttaatgaaaatattgttgttgctggaaaaaaaagtaacatctaatttgaaatatatatcaaaatgcAGGTTATCGTTCTTGTATGTTATATTGAGTTTTAACTGTATCCATGGAGGGTCTTTATGCTTATATTGTAATCAAAATGTTGTCCAAAACCAAAGTGTTTGTTTGCCCTTTGATAAGATTGGCGCAAATtcaaataatcataaaaattaTGCTCGATAGAAATGATGAACAACATAGTTTTGATTCttgcaaatgaatttattcCAATTGATTCGGTGCAAgcgaataaatatattttactcGAAGATGctaaatcgataaaaaaaattagaataaAGTCTGATATCTTTATGATCTGATTTTAAGATATCcagtaaattgatttttgtatgaaagatGTCCCGATATTATTATAGTTCCTCAGAGGGAGATATTTAACACAGCTCGTataattcttatttttatacttTCCATGATACTTAATTTATATGgctaatatttttataccctgaacccattgaaaatgggtataagggttcATTGTATATGTGGAAAagccaaatgtatgtaacaggcagatggaagcatctccgaccccataaagtatatatgttcttgatcagcatcaatagccgagtcgatctagccatgtccctCAGTCTGTCcgtcgtccgtccgtccgtccgtatgtatgtatgaacgcaaggatttcagaacatataagagctagagaaattttagatgtagatgctcctactgcctgcgcagattgagttaatttccgataatcgataacttactccgtttccaaactatttttgggcaattttggtaaataataagagctagagtcacgaaacatgatatgttacttttaaaatagaatatatatatgcatttgatgttggaagaagagggttcagggtaccccCTAACTTGTTATATAATGGATCGTGaattaaactaaaattgaTTTCGCTTCGCATCgaatttgaagaaatatttaaaaaaaactcatCTGGCAACTTATTTGTGCATTGCGCCCATTGTACTGTGCCCTGTCCCTGTCATATTGACGGCCTCTGATCGTTTCATTATTTCGTCATGGTGGTCAAATGTCAACTTATTAGCATAAATGTGGCTGCTGTCGCCGTTTATCGGAGCCCGATCTTATCTCGGGACGATCGCCAATTGtctttgttgtcgttgctgttgttgttgttgttgttgttgcgcacAGGACCTGCGACAGCGACAAATCGTTGCCCATTACAATGGGCCTTGTGCAGAAGCTGGGCTGG
This window harbors:
- the LOC6625067 gene encoding endoplasmic reticulum metallopeptidase 1; this translates as MSDEDYLISEENGNVLSKDLARKDINVRPPWYFGTGFLLFWVLLFFAVVIPLFYRLPTALTIEDDNKGEFIGDRAYNTLNNLVNIGPKVVGSTANEVDTVLFLLNELVEIRKVLRQDYFTMEIDIQRPSGALRYSNMLNMYQGVQNIIVKLSSKNSTSESYLLVNSHFDSQPTSPAAGDDGFMVATMLEVLRVMATTQQPFEHPVVFLFNGAEETALQASHGFITQHKWAPNCKAVVNLDCAGSGGRDILFQSGPSHPWLVDYYKKSAKHPFATTLGEEVFQSGVIPSDTDFAAFVQYGHIPGLDIAQVINGYIYHTKYDRIDVIPRGAMQNTGDNILSLVRALANATELHDTEAHEEGHAVFFDFLGLFFISYSDQTGQILNYCAAVTMLILVFISMWRMSAVSSLSLVHVLKRISILLALQILALVLGLALPLLVACIFDSFGSSLTYFSSLSLLIGLYVCPSLIGMSLPITIYYQLKRKNKLPFPHHLQLALHSWAVVLALLAIGLTAYGLRSVYIITILIIFYGSSLALNLLTTFHDRGYSWTGLLMLSQVMPFLYSSYRIYLFLVVVIPMSGRAGSSMNPDLVISLLAALGAIMSFGFLMPLINMFRRPYLIVLCILSVTAITVILATGTQIGFPYRPKASSERVSYQHVRKIFYEYDGTISKDESGYLFSFQDRREAAPMMMRMAGAENMIHDCDKHMMCGVPLYDERWVDNRLEGVWLPREKPIEPPAKTELTLLSKTILENNTTARFEFKLVGPDHMSLFIQPYEDDFVAVSDWSFERSYLEDPPPHPLSYHIYFTYGIDTSPLEFYLDISKPNGDFNVPLFQLGVSGHYIGSKGDALSLEFAESFPDYAVLVDWPSSYDRYIF
- the LOC6625066 gene encoding endoplasmic reticulum metallopeptidase 1, whose protein sequence is MSDKDKLIMEEDGVGLSRKLARKDINIRPPWYLGPGFLLFWVLLFFAVVIPLFYRLPTSLTVEDDNKGEFIGDRAYNTLNNLVNIGPKVTGSNANEVDAVAYLLNEIAGIKKELLEELFTLEIDIQKTTGSHIYYDMLEMYQGVQNIVVKLSPKRSTSESYLLVNSHFDSVANSPAAGDDGFMVATMLEVLRVMATTRQPFEHSVVFLFNGDEEMGMQASHGFITQHKWAPNCKAVVNLDAAGSGGREILFQTGPSHAWLATHYKESAKHPFATTLAEEIFQMGLVPSDTDYRIFTRYGNIPGVDMGQAINGFIYHTKYDRIDVIPRGSIQNTGDNLLSLVRNLANATELHDVEAYKNGQAVYFDFLGLFVVNYSEETGKTLNYCVAGATLILVFISVWRMSAVSRLCSCGVWQRLIILVILQIIAFVLALGLPMLIAYVFDSFGLSLTYFSTPALLIGLYICPALIGLGLPITIYYQSQQNNKLPITYHLQLALHSWAVVLTLLAIGGTAYGLRSIYIITILIIFYGISLALNLLTTFHDRGYSWAGLVIASQVMPFLYSSYLFYTFIVVLTPMNGRSGSASNPDTTIAALAALGAVTSFGFLLPLTNIFRRPWSVLLTLLLVTGVTIFLACGTQIGFPYRQRTNSARVAYQHVRRIFYEYDGSVSKDDSGYLFNFQDRRQAQAFPGVNLTGAISQTSNCDAHMMCGVPLFDERWVGNRLQGMWLPREEPIVPPKPANLELLSKTVLNDTKTVRFKFRLTGPNYLSLFVQAYEDDYVTVSDWSFSRSYLKQKPAFPLSYHMFITYGSNALLEFSLDLTKPNGDFNVPLFQLGVSSHYIGNKGDEHSVKFASTFPLYAVITDWPSLYQRYIF